AAATAATTCAAATCACTTTTTTTCTGCTTTTTGGCTCTTAGAACTATATCGCTCAAATAAGAGAATATTACACATAGTTTTAATGAGTGCTATTGTGATATTTTCTATTCTCGCTATTATTTTACCTTCAGAATACAGAGCTACCGTTATATTATTTCCGGCAAGCAATGAGTCCGCTAGTCATACATTATTATCTGTAAATGAAAGTTCAAAAGGTTTAAGTCGATTTGGCGAAACCGAAGAAGTGGAATATTTTTTACAAGTTCTATATAGCGATCAAATAAAAGATTATATTACTAAAAAATTCAATCTATACGAACATTATGGTATTGATACTACTTCTCGCTATCCGAAAACCAAATTAACCGACAAGTGGGAAAACAATATTTCATATCGTAAAACTGAATTTCTTTCAATTGAAATTGAAGTTTTTGATAAAGACCCCGAAACAGCCGCAAAGATTGCTAATACAATAGCAGATTATTCAGATACATTATATAACAAGATAAAACACGAGCGAGCCATAAAAGCATTTGAAATTGTTAAAAAAGAATATTTTGATGCATTAAATGAAATTCAAAAAATGCAAGATTCTTTACAAAAACTTAGGGAGTTGGGGGTAGTTAATTACGAGGCACAAAGTGAGGTTTATAGTGATGCCTATGCACAAGCCTTAGCCAAAGGCAATAAAGAGGGGGCGAAGGCTATCGAAGAAAAATTTAAGATTCTTGCTCAATACGGCGGAACGTATCAAATGTTCGATGAGATATTAATAAACGAATCAAAACGTATCAGTGAACTAAAACAAAAATACCTCGAAGCCAAAGTCGATGCTGAGCAATATATACCCTATAAGTTTATCGTTAGTAGAGCCGAAGTACCCGAAAAAGCTTATTACCCAATACGCTGGCTTATTGTTCTGGGAGGAGTTTTATCTACTTTAATTTTAACAGTTTTTTTGTTGGCTTTTTTAAGTCAAAAAAAAAAATCTATCAATCAAATGGACTAATGTGTTATGGCAAAAAATAAAAATACAAATCAATACATACGAACTTTTTAATTACGACGGTATGGAAAAATTATTTAATAACAAATCGCTTTTTCAACTAATTTCTAAGTGGAAATTACATCTAATTATTATTAGTATGGTGTCAATAGCTATAGGTGTTTTTATCTCTTCACCCATTGTTATTACACCTAAATATAAATCAACGGCAATTGTTTATCCGACTAATATTTCAGAATATTCTAAAGAGTCGACAACCGAGCAAATGTACCAAATTTTTATGTCAACGGATATAAAATTTAAAATGTTAGATGCATTTCAATTAGACAAGCACTACAAACTTAGCAAAAATGATCCTCTTTTTATTACTTATTTTTTAGATGAATTTAATAACAACGTTAGCATTTCTAAAACCGAATTCGAATCGGTACAAATTACCATTTACGATAAAGATCCTAAGGTAGCTTCTGATATGGTAGATAGCATGATCGCTTTTTATAATGATAAAGTTGCCGAATTGCATAAACGTAAACAAAAAGAAATGATCGAAATTATGTCTAAAGCAATGAACGATAAGAAGAAAGAAATAGATTCGGTCGAAAACAAATTAATAGAAATACGAACTAAATACGGAATATTAAATGTAACTACCCAAAGCATCGAAGCAACAAAAGGTATGATACAAGGAAATAAACAAGCAACTGAATTATATAAAAATTTAGAACAATATGCCGGAACTTATAAAGAACTAGATTCACTATCGTGGCATTTCCGCAAGGAATATATTAATTACAAATGGCAATACGAAAACGCATTACGCGAATATAACAAAAACATTACTTATGCGCAAGTAGTGCAATATCCTTTCCCAGCCGATAAAAAATCTTATCCTGTTAGATGGGCTATTGTTGCTCTTACATTAGTGGGTGGACTTATTATTTCTTTAATAGCCATTGCTTTAATAGAAAGTAAAAAACAAAAGACCAATACAGCCATTGAGCCTTAGTAAGCGAGATATTATTGGTGTTTATGTTGCTGTCTTAATGTTTTTGGCATTAAGTACCTATTTTGTTGCAAAAAACCAATTTGTTTTTTTATTAGCACCATTTGCTCTAGTTTTTTTGTTTGTCGCTATTTTTGCATTAGACAAATTGCTCCTATTTATTGTTTTTTCTACACCGATATCGTTACAATTGAGTGAATTTGTTTCGGGTCTTCCTATCAACATGTTTTTACCTACCGAACCACTTTTATTCGGAATATTATTATTATTTATACTTAAAATTATTGTTGGACGCGATATAGATATTTCTATACTTAAACATCCTATATCGATCATTATTTATATACAACTTGCTTGGATGTTATTAACAGCATTTACAAGCACCATGTTTTTTGTATCTATTAAGTATTTTTTAGCTCGTTTATGGTTTGTGGTTGGATTCTATATTTTAGCTGCTCATTTATTTAAAAATCAAAAAAATATTGGTAGGTATATTTGGCTTTATGTTTCTACCTTAATTATTGTAATTGGTTATGCTCTTTATCGTCAGTATCAGCATGGACTTTTCGATCAGCAATTTGCAAACAGTGCTCCCAATCCGCTATATAACGATCATACTGCTTATGCTGCCGCTTTGGCTATGATTTTGCCTTTTATGGTTGGACTACTTTTTTTAAAGCAATATTCTTATTGGCAAAAAATAGTAGCCTTTATTGTTTTATTTATAGTTATTGTTGGCTTAGTTTTTTCATACACTCGCGCAGCATGGTTGAGTTTGGTGGTGGCCTTTATTGCTTTTATTATACTGCTGTTTAAGATAAAATTCAGAACCATTGTCATTCTTTTGGTATCATTTGGTTTAATTTTATCGCTTATATGGACGCAACTAATTATGAAACTCGAACGCAACAAGCAAGATGCTTCGAGTAACTTTACTGAGCAGATACAGTCTGTTACCAATATTTCTACAGATGCAAGCAACCTCGAACGCCTAAACCGTTGGAGTTGTGCATACCGTATGTTTCTCGATAAACCTATATTAGGATGGGGTCCTGGTACTTATATGTTTAAATATGCACCTTATCAATTATCATATCAACGTACTATTATCAGCACGAATTTTGGTGAAGTAGGTAATGCACACAGCGAGTACCTTGGACCATTAGCAGAACAGGGAATACTTGGACT
The sequence above is a segment of the Bacteroidales bacterium genome. Coding sequences within it:
- a CDS encoding O-antigen ligase family protein, whose product is MSLSKRDIIGVYVAVLMFLALSTYFVAKNQFVFLLAPFALVFLFVAIFALDKLLLFIVFSTPISLQLSEFVSGLPINMFLPTEPLLFGILLLFILKIIVGRDIDISILKHPISIIIYIQLAWMLLTAFTSTMFFVSIKYFLARLWFVVGFYILAAHLFKNQKNIGRYIWLYVSTLIIVIGYALYRQYQHGLFDQQFANSAPNPLYNDHTAYAAALAMILPFMVGLLFLKQYSYWQKIVAFIVLFIVIVGLVFSYTRAAWLSLVVAFIAFIILLFKIKFRTIVILLVSFGLILSLIWTQLIMKLERNKQDASSNFTEQIQSVTNISTDASNLERLNRWSCAYRMFLDKPILGWGPGTYMFKYAPYQLSYQRTIISTNFGEVGNAHSEYLGPLAEQGILGLVLMLILVFTTLYYAVNLYRKSTERNVKIIILSATIGLITYYVHGLLNNFLDTDKLSALFWAYTAIIVVFDIQYRNQTQLKDLTNSQK